The DNA segment GTTGCCTTTCTCTCCAGGAGGGGAAGACTCTCTGGTAAAGAGTTCCCTTGGGTGTCCTTCTGCCTCTGAGGACTGGCTGCTGGTAAAGGGCTCCCTGGGGTTATCCTGGCgctggggagaggaaaggagcctTTAGTCCAGCTCTCTGCTGGCTCTGGCCTGCCTTCCATGCCCTTGGTTCAGGCACCATGTCTTGTACTCTAAAAAAGTTTCTGGGATCTCTTCCTTGCTGTTTATTGAGGCCCAAGAGGATCCCTGCTGTTTCCTGTTTTACGTGTTTATACATTGTGTCTAAcaataaagaaagaggaaaaagtcaaCCTGTTGACTGGTGTGTGGGAAGGGCTGAGACATGTATGAACCTTCTCGGACTAAGGACAGATATTACTGCACCTTTCCATAGTGCTGATTCTGTACTCTACCTAGGAGGCCAAATCCATACCAGCAGTTTCAATGATGTGGTAAAGCTTCCAATCTCTGCCTTGTTCTGTGCTTACTAGGTCCCAGGTCTTCTGGGAACAGGAGCCATAAGCAGAAAGATGGTGCTTTGTCAGTTACAGTCTTTGCTCAAGACACATTACAGGATTCTGTGGCAACACTGACAAGAAAGCCCTTGGCTTGTTAGGTGGGAAAGGATCTGATGAGCAATACCAGTTTGGTCTTGAAAAATTATAAGTTTGCCAGGTGAACTGAGGAACCAGTCATAGAGCATGGACAGTTGGGAACTGGAAGATTCCAGATTCCTTGCCCTGGAATATGaattatcaggggcgcctgggtggctcagtcgattgagcgtctgacttcagctcaggtcatgatctcatgggttcgagccccgcctcgggttctgtgctgacagctcagagcctggagcctgattcggattctgtgtctccctctctctctgcccctaacccactcgcactctctctaaaaaataaataaacattaaaaaaataaaaaataacattaattatcTAAATAGTAATAAGGTATTAAAAGATTTTTAGCCTAAGTGCCACACAACCAAATGCACATTTTAGAAAGACCTCAGGaagaaggggcacctaggtggctcagtcggttaaatgaaGACCTGACCAGACCTGACCCATCTTCTCACTTGGAATGGCATATGAGTCCCTCATGGGACCAGCCAGGGGAATCCTTATAAGTCCTCACCTGCTTcaaactcttctttttaaaatttttaaaatatttatttactttgagaggtacagagagagagggacagagaatcccaagcaagctccacactggcagcacagagcccgatatggggcctgatctcacaaaccgtgagatcatgatctgagccaaaaccaagaatcagatgcttaacagactgagccatccaggtgcccctcgaacCCTTTAATAATGTCCCTTCGCACAAAAGATAAATTCTGAATGTCCTGCTGTGGCCTGGTCAGCTCCTTCCTCTATTGGTCCAGTTGGAATGCAGTTTGGGCAGAACACTTAGGAGGTTAAAAGCCTGGCTCCTGAGGCCACCTTAAGTGGGTTGTTTAACCCCTTTGTGCTAtttgtgaaatgaggataatactGGTATAGATGTGTTAATATACACAAGGTAGTAAGGACAATGTCTAACATTTAATAAGTGCTATATAAGTTCTAGCTAGCTTATCgaccatagccaaagtatggaaagagcccaaatgcccactgacggatgaatggataaagaagatgtggtatatatatatatgcaatggagtatcactcggcaatcaaaaagaatgaaatcttgccatttgcaactatgtggaaggaactagagggtattatgctaagcgaaattagagaaagacaaatatcatatgacttcactcatatgaggactttaagacacggaacagatgaacataagggaagggaggcaaaaataatataaaaacagggaggggtcaaaacataagagactcttaaatatagagaacaaacatagggttgctggaggggctgtgggaggggggatgggctaaaagggtaagaggcattaaggaagacacctgctgggctgagcactgggtgttaaatgtaggggatgaatcactggagtctactcctgaaatcatttatgcactatatgctaacttggatgtaaattaaaaaataaaaaaataagtgctaGCTAGCTAAGCGCATAAGgacaaagatttttgttttatttaatactgTATCCATAACGTCTGGAACATATGTAAGCAcacaattcatatttttaaatgaatgaatacactgCATCTCCTACCGCTCCAACTACACTGACCTTTATTTCTTGAATATaccagggcttttttttttttttattcaacgtttatttatttttgggacagagagagacagagcatgaacgggggaggggcagagagagagggagacacagaatctgaaacaggctccaggctctgagccatcagcccagagcctgacgcggggctcgaactcacggaccgcgtgacctggctgaagtcggacgcttaaccgactgcgccactcaggcgccccccctttttttttttaaataacagctttattgagatacaatccACATACTATAAAAGTCAcccttttaaaattcacatactATGAATTCAATGGTTTTGGTATATTGATTTAATcgggcaaccatcaccactgatTCCagaacattatttcttttttttttttttaatgtttctttttgagagagcgcgcagcatgtgcacaagtgggggagggacagacagcgagggagacaggatctgaagcaggctccacgctgacagcaaagagcccgatgcagcgctcaaactcagaaacgtgagatcatgacctgagccaaagttggacgcttaaccaactgaactacccaggtgccccaattcaagAACATTttcacccaaaaagaaacccaataCGCATTAGCAGTCATCCCCCAAtctcctcttcccccagcccctggcaaccactaatctactttctctaTGGACTtgctattctggacatttcatataaatggaatcatacaatatgagGTCTTAGCATTTAAGAtccatgttggggtgcctgactggctcagttggtagagtatgtgactcttgatcacagggtcctgagttcaagtcccatgtatGGTGTACAGATTGCTTggaaaaattaaatcatgaaaTAAGATTCATCAAGTCCTCTATaactttctctcttcatttttgcACTGTCActtttaacacattaaaaaaaattttttttttacatttatttatttttgagacagtgtgaacaggggaggggcagagagggagacacagaatctgaagcaggctccaggctctgagctgtcagcagagagcccatgcggggctcgaacccatgaaccatgagatcatgacctgagctgaagtcggatgcttaaccaactgagccacccaggtgccgcctttttttattttttattttaatttaaatctaagttaggtaacatatagtgtaataatttctctccctgcccctcctggaattctccctccctctctctctgctcctcgctcacttgcgccctcctcccagaaatttaaaaaaaaaaaaaaaaaaggtggtgagAGTTAatgtccttgtcttgttcctgatcattaAGTTTGATTCTACCTATGGGTTTTTATAGATGGTCTTTCTCACGCGGAAGAAGTTCAATTCTGTTTCTAgtttaagtatttttatcatgaaaggcattagattttgtcaaatgctttttttgtgtgttttgaagtgaccatgtttttttcccatttattttatttactttttaagtttatttatttattttgagagagagagcacgcacaagcgggggagtggcagagagaacgagagacagaatcccaagcaggcccagtgccatcagcacatagcccaatatGGGGCAacttcacaaactgtgagatcacgacctgagcagaaatcaaaagtagggtgcttggggcacgtgggtggctcagccagttaagcatcagactcttggttttggctccagtcatgatctcagggttcatgacctgagaggcCCCaagttgggccctgtgctggcagtgcagagcctgcttgggattctctctctctctctctctctctctctctctctctctgcccctcccgcattcagccttgctctctctcaaaataaataaataaatattaaaaaaaaaaaaagtaggacctttacctgactgagccaccgaggcaccccttgattgttgtttttttaaagtaagctctacccccaacatggggcttgaactcataacccagagatcaagagtcacatgctctactgactgaaccagccaggcaccccaagtattgTTACTTTAGAAAGCAGCAGGCTCAGAAAAGTCCTCCCACGTGTGTTTGTACATGGAGGTGAGATTTTGAGCAGAGACAATGAGAGAATCCCTTCAAAGGGCTGTGATAGGATTGGGAGCAGAGTGTAAAGGACTCCTTTAGACAATTTACTCCTTTAAATACTGCCCTTTGATCCGTTTCCCCTCCAGCCACCAGCCAGTCTcctctcttattatttttttaaaaatttcattgctgtggggagggatgcctgggtggctcagtcagttaagtgtccaacttcggctcaggtcatgatctcaaggtttgtgagttcaagccccacatcgggctctgtattgacagctcagagcctggaacttgctttggattctgtttctccctttctctctgcccttcacctgcttgctcgctcgctctttctctctctcaaaaataaaacattaaaaattaaaaaaaaaaaaggttttcaagtTACTAAATCCAAGAATCCCTTTTTAGACCTTCACTACCCTTTACAGTAGCATTAGACCATGATATACTATGCTAGCTTTCTTCCTGTCAGTCTAACTGCTCCTTGTCTCCTCTGCCAGTTTTTCTTTACCTGGCCTTAAATGCTCATATTCCTCAAGCCTTGGACCTAGAacattttcctgtatttctttatGCTAAGGGTTGGCACATCACAGTATGCTGATTGAGCCCGTGCGTCAAGAGTTGTTGTtacgtttttaaatgtttgtaaaaaatCAAAAGCGTAATGGTTCATGAGAAATGAATCTCAGTATCGTAAGTTTTGGAACACTGCCACACACATTTGTTTACTATTGTCTAGGATTACTCTCACACCACACTAGCGAAGTCGAGTAGTTGTGACACAGACTCTGTATCTCACaagcctaaagtatttatttagtacATTTTACAAGAAAAGTGTGCTTTATGCTCTCTCCCTAGATGCCATTCATTCTGGAAACTTTAATTACATTTGCATAGTAATGATTCCCAAAGTAACATCTTCTGTCCAAATTTCTTCCATAAGGATGACCAAGACATGAACATCCAGCTGCCCGTCATTCCCACTTAGAGGTCACCAAGATCTCAAAATGAACATGACCAGAACCGCTCCTACCTTAGTTTACCCCATCTCAGTAAAAGGCACCGATTTTCATCCAACTCATCAAGTGAGGAATTAGTAATCCTCGACACACACCCCTttccctaaccccctccccccaagtccAATGTATCACCAAACCCTTCAGAATCAAACCTAAGCCCACCACTCGTTTCCCTCCCTGTGGCCTTCCACCTTTTCCCATCGCAGCTGCGCCCAGCTTCTAAAACGAGTCTTTTCAAAGCGTAAAGCCAGGTGACTCCACCTCGGATGTACCCTAAAGTCCTCAACCTCTAGCGAGCGGCAGCAAACGCGGGTCCAGCGCTGTCCACGAGTTAGGAGCGCAGAGGCCCCTCTCGCAGCGGGAGGTCCGCGGTACTGTCGCAGAAACGTCAGTGACGTCGCACTCAGACTCCGGGATCCTCACAGCGGCGCGCAGAAACCACGTTAAAGGGGCGGGACTGCGTTTTACAAACCGGACCGTGAGGCTTTGCGTTTTCCCTTTCTCAGCCAGCGCCGAGAGTGATGGGTGAGTGTCGCTCTGCTTCGGGGCCCGGGAAGGGGGACGAGCTCGATCCGGCGCCATCCTGCCTCGCAGTCAAGTCAGGAGTGCGGGCGCCCCGACCCCTAGCACGGAGCAGCCACGAGGAGGGTGGTGCTCGGGTCCTGGCCGCCGAGGCCCCCTCCAGGGGCTGTAGGAGCTTGGGGTTGCAGGCATACCAACATGGCTGCCATGGGAAGGAGCCCGGGCTGGGCCGCATGTGGATGATGACACCTTGATAATGCTGTAAACTCCCGAGTGCGCAGTGGGGGAACCAACCTTGGAGACCTGAGCGTGCGGCCCGTCCGGCGCGGGGGTTTGGGGCTTGCGAGGTGCCGGCCCGAGGCCCAATGGCTAAAGCTTCCGTCCCCGCTCCGGCATGTAGGCATATCTCGGGACAACTGGCACAAGCGCCGCAAGACCGGGGGCAAGAGAAAGCCCTACCACAAGAAGCGGAAGTATGAGCTGGGACGCCCCGCTGCCAACACTAAGGTGCGTGCGGGGCTTTCGCGTCCCCCTAGTCTCCGGCGTGGTCTGGCCTCTGCTTGTGGTGGTTGAATCTTTGCAGGGCTCTGTGATCTGTCTAGGGGACTGGGCGGCCTCCTCACCTTTACCTGTTGGTTGAGACTAAAGAGATTGCATGGAGACAGATGCTGTGTACTAGGACTTAAAGGGCACTTGGAGGGGATGGGCTCCTCAAATGATAGTCAGAAACCTAGTATTTTTGTTGAATAGAGACTTAGTTTTCAGTGTTTGGAGTTAGGTTTTTCCTCTTGGAGGTAACTAGAGTGATGAAAAAGTATCCTTAGGCGTGGTTGTGGCCGTCTTGGTCACCTGTGTGCCACTTGCCAATGCTAGGACTTGTCATAGTTACACTGACTGTGTTGCCTCCGTCCAGCCTGGGTACCCTTCCCTTTGTTGTCTTGCTCTCTTGGATAACCTAGTTCCTGTCTCCTTGTGTTTTCCAGATTGGCCCCCGCCGTATACACACAGTCCGGGTTCGGGGAGGCAATAAGAAGTACCGTGCCTTGAGGCTGGACGTGGGGAACTTCTCCTGGGGCTCTGAGTGTGAGTGAGGCCCTCTAGGAGTGGGTGGGAACTCAATCCCTAAAATTTCCTAAGCTTCAGTAGGTACTTTTTAACAGGAAGTCCTTGGCCTCCATCAGGATACTGAAGTTTCTCTTTGTTTGAAAGATCTTAAGGTTGTGGTAGCTGGAGAATTCCCTCTatcctgttttgtctcttaagtccTATAGCCTCAGGGATTGGGGCTGAATCTAGACCTTATTTATGTGTGGTTGCCAGCCATCTCTGGAAAGGTGGCTTTGTGGAAGATGAGCTGACACCCTGTGGCTGGGTAACGGCTTAGAGTTCCCTTTTCCTTAGGCACTATGGGGTAGGATGTGCAGGGAACAACAAAGCCAGTTGTTTACAGGACTTGATTCTGAATTTCTCCTGTGAGCAGGTTGTACGCGCAAAACAAGGATTATTGATGTTGTCTACAATGCATCCAACAACGAACTGGTCCGCACCAAGACCTTGGTGAAGAACTGTATCGTGCTCATTGACAGCACACCGTACCGGCAGTGGTACGAGTCCCACTATGCACTGCCCCTGGGCCGCAAGAAGGGGGCCAAGCTGGTGCGTTTTTGGGGTGCCAACTTCCCTGTTGGGCGGGGGAGGCCAGCCTCATTGCAGCCTTCTTATGATGAAAACTGCGTCCAGTTCTGCTGCTGAAGGGAAAGAGATGAAAGCTTTTAGTGCTGAGGAAGGCAGCAGGAATTGGGATGTACTGGGCCCAAAGCTGTGAGGACATTCCTTCCCTGAGCCAGTGCTTGGGGAGCTCCAGCTAAGTCATCTGTCTCCTTTATTTAGACTCCCGAGGAGGAagagattttaaacaaaaaacgatcaaagaaaattcagaagaaatatgatgagaggaaaaagaatgcCAAAATAAGCAGTCTTCTGGAGGAGCAGTTCCAGCAGGGCAAACTTCTTGGTGAGATAGCTGTTGCCTCGGGGGAGGGGGTGTCCGGATAACTGTATATCCTCTGCAttttattcttgcctcttttgttctttttactgGCCAGCCTTGTGGTAGAGGCTTCACCAGGAGAGTTAAATAACAGAATACAAGCAAAACTCAGAACGTGTGGTCATCCCATTAGTATGAAGCTCAAATGGGAAATAGTGGGCAGGAGTCCATAGGCCTAAGTTTGCCCTCTGCCTCTAACTCCCAGAAGTATTTTGAGAAGTCCATGCATGTGTGGGCTGAGGGGGCTGTCTCAGTGATGAAAACTTTGTCCAGTTCTGCTACTGACTTTTAAGTGACGATGAAGTCTTATCTGAGGAGACAGTGGGCTTCAAGCTtgccctcaccaccaccaccacccccccaacccccccaggATACCTAAACCAACATGGACTTCTAAGGCAATACCTAGGTTTGGATAGGGCCACATTGTCATTTTGCTAATGAATGCATACTCTCTTGCAGCATGCATCGCTTCAAGACCAGGCCAGTGTGGCCGAGCAGATGGCTATGTACTGGAGGGCAAGGAGCTAGAGTTCTATCTGAGGAAAATCAAAGCCCGGAAAGGCAAATAAATCTTCCTCCTTCCTATCTTCGGTCATGTAATAAAAGGTGTTTATTCTGCCCTGTATTCATGTGTGAATATCTGATTGCTTGGGAAACCGTAGAGTGCCCCAGCTCACTCTGCCTGAAGGCCAACCTTAGGTGTGGGCTATGTCGGTAACGGGGAGCATTTCTCACCCCCCAAAGGCTAGCGTTTAGTGGGAACAGGGATGTGGCATGCAGGCCAAGCAGAAACAGTATAAGGGAGGTATCTCAGCACTGGGCCCCCAATATTACTGTGTTGACCATGACTGGTACCTGAAACCATGCTGCCTCTGTAAATTTGGCTCTTTTAGAGGTCCTGTACCCTTTCCCTATGTGCACCTTGGTCTTAAGGTTTTAGCTTGGAAGTTTTCAGCCTGGGTTTGTGAATAGCCTATAAACCTGGAAATTGTATTCCAAATTTCTTTTGTACATTGTTGAGGAAGTTGAGCACACTTGTGTATCTGTatctttcagttttttaatgtctttctgaagttaattttcttttgaaacctAATCCCCCTTCCCCTCTTACTAAATGTGCAAGATAACCAGTGGTTTCTGCATTGCTAAATCTGCAAAGTTCAGTTCTTTGTCTCCAGCTTGGCTGTACATTGTCTGTTGTAGGTTTTGAATGTGGtttatgatgcattttttttttttatgtttattttgagagcagaggaggggcagagagaatcctaggcaggctccatgctcagtgcggacctgactcagggctccatctcatgaccaccAAGATCACCTGAGCCtatatcaagagttgggcactcaactggctcaagccacccaggtgccccatatgatgcatttttctaattttaacccAAACCTACTTAACACCTGCATTTGTATATCATAATTGGACTCTCaaaagtgaacattttaaaaatggataacattcttcagcttttccttttcaaatagtTTCTCAGCTGTTTGATTATAGCAAACAGTTGTCTTTATACAGCTGCTTAAATCAAAATCTTGGATCATTCTGACCCTTATATGCTAACATCTAATAATCCCAGGTCTTAATTGCTtcaacctttatttttatttattttttttttaattttttttttcaacgtttatttatttttgggacagagagagacagagcatgaacgggggaggggcagagagagagggagacacagaatcggaaacaggctccaggctctgagccatcagcccagagcctgacacggggctcaaactcacggaccgcgagatcgtgacctggctgaagtcggacgcttaaccgactgcaccacccaggcgccccaattgctTCAACCTTTAAAACCATCCACCTTCCAGTCACTTTTTTATAAGTAGCACTCAATGCTTCTGTTGTCCCCAACACAATCCTAGCAATGTtgataagttttttgtttgtttttttttttaattttttaaggtttatttacttttgagagagaaagagtgcgagcaggggagggacagagagagggagacacagaatctgaagcaggctccagtctctgagctatcctatcagtgcagagcccgatgcagggctcgaactcctgagccgtgaaatcgtgacctgagccgaagttggatgctcaacggactgagccacccaggcgcccctgttgatcAGTTTTAAGATCAggtttctggggcatctgggtggttcagtcagttaagggtcctgactcttggtttcagctcaggtcatgatcttggagcttcatgggttcaagtcctgcactggggtctgtgctggcagtgcagaccctgcttgggattctctctgcccctcccccactcatgctctctctgtctctcaaaataagctttaaaaaatcagtttttgggggccacctgggtggttcagtcagttcatgagatcaagacatATGTAGGGCTCTGCGCAGAGCTAGCATAGGATTCTCATTCTGCTCATCCCTCGCGCGTGCAGTCTGAACTTTTTAGTTCTTTTGAGAAAGACTATGTGAGCagtagaggagcagagaggaggggagagagcatccaagcaggctctgtgctattagctcGGAGCCTgacgacatagggctcaaactcaacgaatcttgagatcttgaccagagccaaagttaagagtaggatgctgaaccaactgaaccacccaggtaccccctctcaaacttaaaaaaatatatatcaggtTTTTGACAGGACAACTTACCATCTCAAAAGCCTAACCAAACACTACGGAACTCTACATGACCTGCTCCCTTTTTCTATAGTGCCTATGATCCTGGCCTTACTGAGTAAATAATGTATGTTCATTTGCTATTCTTTTGTTGGAAACAATTTCTTTCAAATACCCACATGGCTTACTCTCCAGGTCTTACTTAGACCCTCGTTTTTGCCCTCtctgatcacattttttttttttaacgtttatttatttttgagacagagcatgaaggggggagggtcagagagagggagacacagaatccgaagcaggctccaggctccaagctgtcagcacagagcccgtcgtggggctcgaactcacggaccacgagatcatgacctgagccgaagttggccgctcaactgattgagccacccagccgcccctgatCACCGTTTTTTAAGTTAGTCCCTTCAGTGCTgtatcttttcctcctttttctccttatcCCTTAGTTGGGCATAAATTTTGCTCATTTTGTCTTGTCCTACTAGAATATAATTCCGGGGAACAGGTATGTTTGTAGCCTGCTCTGTCTCCAGTACCCGGAAGTACAGGGCAACATAGCAAGCACTCCAGTgtgctaaattaattttttattaaaaatttttttaatgtttatttttgagaccatgcGAAAGACCctagtgcaagcagcagaggggcagacagggagacacagaatccgaagcaggccccaggctctgagctgtcagcccagagcccgatgtagggctcaaactcatgaactgtgagatcatgacctgagccgaagtcggactcaaccgactgagccactcaggcacccctaaattaattttttaaaaaacaagattttaTCGAAGTTGAAGTTGATGGAAAGTGTAAGTATGTAACTTTTAAGAGTTAAAGAAGTGAACACCCAACTGGTTCATTAGCTTGGCAAAATTGCAGACTTCTGTGAAGAGACAATAGGGAAACATGACAGCCACCACTTTTGAGTACAAAAACTTCAGGACACAGATCAACCCAACCTTCTGAAACCTTACCGTTGCTCTGGGGAGGCCTGTGCCCCACCTTTCCATCCAGTGATTATCTTCATGCAACACCTTAATTTTAGCTATTGTTGACAGAGAGGTATGAGTCAGGAATTGGTATGGGTCAGCAAAGCCACACTAAACACTTTGCCTTTATTTCCTAATTTGAGTTCCAAAAAACTATACTTCCCCTCTACTTATAATTTATGaatagaatcttttttaaaaagtcttggaTCCAGGCAGTATTCATGTCCACAGCCTTCAGATGACCATTCTTGCTCTGAGCAAGGCTACTTCCTATTAACCCtgtgaaaaaaaacttaaatacctTACGGGTGAATGGCTGTCCTGGGGGTGCTATTGTCTCCATACATTTGGAGACCTATGCTTAGGTATCCAGTAACCTATGGTCACCCAGCAGTACGAAAGTAGCAAAACCAGCATTATCTAGTCAGTCTACAATGCCAGAGCATGCACTCAACCTCTATACTCTTGTTTCTGCCCTCCTTTGACTTCTGTCCTCTGTAATTCTTTGATCTTAAGATTCAGTTTTAGCATTCACCAAGTTCTTTAATGGAGGCTGAATTTATAGGCCAGGAATCTTAGAGGAGCTCAGTTCAGGCAACTCCATCTAGTGTTGTCTGAGTGGTTTCCCCCCAGCACTGTAGGCCCACCACAGAGATGGAACCCCAGCTTCACATCGTCTCTTCTGTTGGTTGGTGGGTACAGAGAAGGATGTG comes from the Acinonyx jubatus isolate Ajub_Pintada_27869175 chromosome C1, VMU_Ajub_asm_v1.0, whole genome shotgun sequence genome and includes:
- the RPS8 gene encoding 40S ribosomal protein S8, which gives rise to MGISRDNWHKRRKTGGKRKPYHKKRKYELGRPAANTKIGPRRIHTVRVRGGNKKYRALRLDVGNFSWGSECCTRKTRIIDVVYNASNNELVRTKTLVKNCIVLIDSTPYRQWYESHYALPLGRKKGAKLTPEEEEILNKKRSKKIQKKYDERKKNAKISSLLEEQFQQGKLLACIASRPGQCGRADGYVLEGKELEFYLRKIKARKGK